One Conger conger chromosome 18, fConCon1.1, whole genome shotgun sequence DNA window includes the following coding sequences:
- the ugp2b gene encoding UDP-glucose pyrophosphorylase 2b isoform X1 codes for MSFSVEDLRKELPNGKMAEFQEVMRQQLEISMHRELEKLLSTATGTEAEVSKKDFAGFKELFHRFLQAKGPSVDWAKIHRPPEDSIQPYDRIKSRGLPDSVADSLNRLVVVKLNGGLGTSMGCKGPKSLISVRNENTFLDLTVQQIEHLNKTYNTDVPLVLMNSFNTDEDTKKILQKYTHHRVKIHTFNQSRYPRVNKESLLPVATDLAMTGENGDVWYPPGHGDIYASFYNSGLLAQLIAEGKEYMFMSNIDNLGATVDLNILNHLMNQPNGKRCEFVMEVTDKTRADVKGGTLIQYEGKLRLLEIAQVPKAHVDEFKSVTKFKIFNTNNLWISLPAIMRLQEQSSMELEIIVNPKTIDGGVNVLQLETAVGAAIKSFDHALGINVPRSRFLPVKTTSDLLLVMSNLYSLEAGSLTMSKKREFPTTPHVKLGSSFTKVQEYLTRFESIPDMLELDHLTVSGDVTFGKQVSLKGTVIIIANHGDRIDIPAGAMLENKIVSGNLRILDH; via the exons ATGTCTTTCTCCGTTGAAG ATTTGAGAAAGGAGTTGCCCAACGGCAAAATGGCAGAGTTTCAGGAAGTGATGCGacaacagctggagatctcTATGCACAGGGAGCTGGAGAAGCTCCTCTCGACAGCCACAGGAACTGAGGCAGAG GTTTCAAAAAAGGACTTTGCAGGCTTCAAGGAGCTGTTCCACAGATTCTTACAAGCAAAGGGCCCTTCTGTGGACTGGGCAAAGATTCACAGGCCCCCAGAGGATTCG ATCCAGCCCTATGACCGGATTAAGAGCAGGGGCCTGCCGGACAGCGTGGCCGACAGCCTCAACAGGCTGGTGGTGGTCAAGCTCAACGGGGGCCTGGGCACCAGCATGGGCTGCAAGGGCCCCAAGAGCCTGATCAGCGTCCGCAACGAGAACACCTTCCTGGACCTGACCGTGCAGCAGATCGAG CACTTAAATAAGACCTACAACACGGACGTGCCCCTCGTCCTCATGAACTCTTTCAACACTGACGAAGACACCAAGAAGATCCTGCAGAAGTATACGCACCACAGGGTGAAGATCCATACCTTCAACCAGAGCAG GTATCCGCGGGTCAATAAGGAGTCCCTGCTGCCGGTGGCGACAGACCTGGCGATGACCGGGGAGAACGGGGACGTCTGGTACCCCCCGGGGCACGGGGACATCTACGCCAGCTTCTACAACTCCGGCCTGCTGGCCCAGCTGATCGCCGAGGGCAAGGAGTACATGTTCATGTCCAACATCGACAACCTGGGCGCCACCGTGGACCTCAACATCCTCAACCACCTGATGAACCAGCCCAACGGCAAGCGCTGCGAATTCGTCATGGAGGTCACCGACAAGACCCGGGCCGACGTCAAG ggtgGCACGCTCATACAGTACGAGGGCAAGCTGAGGCTGCTGGAGATCGCCCAGGTGCCCAAGGCCCACGTGGATGAGTTCAAGTCCGTCACCAAGTTCAAGATCTTCAACACCAACAACCTGTGGATCTCCCTGCCCGCCATCATGAGACTGCAGGAGCAGAGCTCCATGGAGCTGGAGATCATCGTTAACCCAAAG ACCATAGACGGGGGGGTGAACGTTCTCCAGCTGGAGACGGCGGTGGGCGCCGCCATCAAGAGCTTCGACCACGCGCTGGGAATCAACGTGCCCCGCAGCAGGTTCCTGCCGGTGAAGACCACATCGGACCTGCTGCTGGTCATGTCCAACCTGTACAGCCTGGAGGCTGGCTCCCTCACCATGAGTAAGAAGAGGGAGTTCCCCACCACGCCCCACGTCAAGCTGGGCAGCTCCTTCACCAAG GTCCAGGAATATCTGACCAGGTTCGAGAGCATTCCCGACATGCTGGAGCTGGATCACCTGACGGTCTCGGGCGACGTCACCTTCGGAAAGCAGGTGTCTCTAAAG ggaacCGTCATCATCATCGCCAATCATGGAGACCGGATCGACATTCCCGCCGGAGCCATGCTGGAGAACAAGATCGTTTCGGGAAACCTGCGCATCCTCGACCACTGA
- the ugp2b gene encoding UDP-glucose pyrophosphorylase 2b isoform X2, with protein MAEFQEVMRQQLEISMHRELEKLLSTATGTEAEVSKKDFAGFKELFHRFLQAKGPSVDWAKIHRPPEDSIQPYDRIKSRGLPDSVADSLNRLVVVKLNGGLGTSMGCKGPKSLISVRNENTFLDLTVQQIEHLNKTYNTDVPLVLMNSFNTDEDTKKILQKYTHHRVKIHTFNQSRYPRVNKESLLPVATDLAMTGENGDVWYPPGHGDIYASFYNSGLLAQLIAEGKEYMFMSNIDNLGATVDLNILNHLMNQPNGKRCEFVMEVTDKTRADVKGGTLIQYEGKLRLLEIAQVPKAHVDEFKSVTKFKIFNTNNLWISLPAIMRLQEQSSMELEIIVNPKTIDGGVNVLQLETAVGAAIKSFDHALGINVPRSRFLPVKTTSDLLLVMSNLYSLEAGSLTMSKKREFPTTPHVKLGSSFTKVQEYLTRFESIPDMLELDHLTVSGDVTFGKQVSLKGTVIIIANHGDRIDIPAGAMLENKIVSGNLRILDH; from the exons ATGGCAGAGTTTCAGGAAGTGATGCGacaacagctggagatctcTATGCACAGGGAGCTGGAGAAGCTCCTCTCGACAGCCACAGGAACTGAGGCAGAG GTTTCAAAAAAGGACTTTGCAGGCTTCAAGGAGCTGTTCCACAGATTCTTACAAGCAAAGGGCCCTTCTGTGGACTGGGCAAAGATTCACAGGCCCCCAGAGGATTCG ATCCAGCCCTATGACCGGATTAAGAGCAGGGGCCTGCCGGACAGCGTGGCCGACAGCCTCAACAGGCTGGTGGTGGTCAAGCTCAACGGGGGCCTGGGCACCAGCATGGGCTGCAAGGGCCCCAAGAGCCTGATCAGCGTCCGCAACGAGAACACCTTCCTGGACCTGACCGTGCAGCAGATCGAG CACTTAAATAAGACCTACAACACGGACGTGCCCCTCGTCCTCATGAACTCTTTCAACACTGACGAAGACACCAAGAAGATCCTGCAGAAGTATACGCACCACAGGGTGAAGATCCATACCTTCAACCAGAGCAG GTATCCGCGGGTCAATAAGGAGTCCCTGCTGCCGGTGGCGACAGACCTGGCGATGACCGGGGAGAACGGGGACGTCTGGTACCCCCCGGGGCACGGGGACATCTACGCCAGCTTCTACAACTCCGGCCTGCTGGCCCAGCTGATCGCCGAGGGCAAGGAGTACATGTTCATGTCCAACATCGACAACCTGGGCGCCACCGTGGACCTCAACATCCTCAACCACCTGATGAACCAGCCCAACGGCAAGCGCTGCGAATTCGTCATGGAGGTCACCGACAAGACCCGGGCCGACGTCAAG ggtgGCACGCTCATACAGTACGAGGGCAAGCTGAGGCTGCTGGAGATCGCCCAGGTGCCCAAGGCCCACGTGGATGAGTTCAAGTCCGTCACCAAGTTCAAGATCTTCAACACCAACAACCTGTGGATCTCCCTGCCCGCCATCATGAGACTGCAGGAGCAGAGCTCCATGGAGCTGGAGATCATCGTTAACCCAAAG ACCATAGACGGGGGGGTGAACGTTCTCCAGCTGGAGACGGCGGTGGGCGCCGCCATCAAGAGCTTCGACCACGCGCTGGGAATCAACGTGCCCCGCAGCAGGTTCCTGCCGGTGAAGACCACATCGGACCTGCTGCTGGTCATGTCCAACCTGTACAGCCTGGAGGCTGGCTCCCTCACCATGAGTAAGAAGAGGGAGTTCCCCACCACGCCCCACGTCAAGCTGGGCAGCTCCTTCACCAAG GTCCAGGAATATCTGACCAGGTTCGAGAGCATTCCCGACATGCTGGAGCTGGATCACCTGACGGTCTCGGGCGACGTCACCTTCGGAAAGCAGGTGTCTCTAAAG ggaacCGTCATCATCATCGCCAATCATGGAGACCGGATCGACATTCCCGCCGGAGCCATGCTGGAGAACAAGATCGTTTCGGGAAACCTGCGCATCCTCGACCACTGA